Sequence from the Qipengyuania pelagi genome:
TATCGGCGCCCCGCTTCGTAGCACTGGCATCGACCGCGTGGTGGGCGCGTAATTCTCTGATCTTGCAGGAGTATCGCCATGAAGACATCCCTCATCCCCGCCATCGCCGCCGCCACCATGCTTCTGGGCGGCTGTTCCGCCTATGGCGGGCTGGGCGGTCTCGGCGGCATTCTGGGCGGCGATACCTATCGCGACGATCCCTATCGCAGCGGCTCCTACGGTTACGAACCCTATCGCGGACCGGACAATTACGGCACGAATTACCGCAACGATTTCGAACGCGCGGCCTTCAACGCCTGCGGGCGCCAGGCCTCGCAATATGGCCGTGTCGCGATCGACCGGGTCGAGCAGATCGATCAAAACTCGGTTCGCGTAATCGGTCGTACCGATTCGCGCGATTCGCGCCGTGACGAATTCGGCTGCACCTTCCGCAGCGACGGAAGGATCGTCGATTTCCGCCTCGGATGATCCGGCGCTAGGGGAGCGCGGCCGATCGGCGGCGCTCCCTTTCCGATCTGGAAGATCGGTGGCGTGATGCTGAAAAAGCGCTCACAATTCTGCTCACCAATGGAAGGATCGGTATGACATCCAGCAATGCCTGGCCGCGAATCGCGTTCGACGCCTGGTCCCTGTCCTTCGATGCGATGACCGTGATCGGCCTGCGCACGATGCGGCTGGCGAGCGGTGGCGCCGTGGCGGACCGCGAAAGCGAGCGCATGGTCGCGGAGAAGATTTTCGCCCTGTGGATGCTCCCTCTGGCCATGGTCAGCCCAATGCCGACGCTCGACCCGGCGGTCGCGGCCCAGCGCAGTCTGGCGCATTTCGGCAAGACGGTGCGGTCGAACCGGCGTCGTTTGTCGCGTTGAGTTGATCGTAGGCGGCCTGGATCCGGCAGCATTGCAATGCCGGTGGCGCTGCGCCATCTCCTTGGCATGACCGAGCCGAAGACCACGCCGCCCCGCACTCCGCCGATGAAGGCGGGCATCATCCCTGTCACGCCGCTCCAGCAGAATTGCTCGCTGATCTGGTGCACCGCCACCAATAAGGGCGCGCTGGTCGATCCCGGCGGCGATCTCGACAAGGTGAAGGCGGCGCTGAAGAATTCCGGCGTGGAGCTGGAAAAGATCCTGCTTACCCACGGCCATATCGATCATTGCGGGGAAGCGGGCATTCTCGCCAAGGAGCTGGGCGTTCCCATCGAAGGCCCGCACGAGGCCGACCGGTTCTGGATCGCCCGCCTCGACGACGATGGCGCGCGCTTCGGTGTCCACGGACAGACGTTCGAGCCGGATCGCTGGCTGGAAGAGGGCGAGACGGTCACCGTCGGCGATCTCGAGCTGGAAGTGTTTCACTGCCCCGGCCACACGCCCGGCCATGTGATCTTCTACCACCGCCCGAGCAAGTTCGCGCTTGTCGGCGATGTGCTGTTCCAGGGCAGTATCGGGCGCACCGATTTCCCCATGGGCAACCATCAGGACTTGATCGACGCGATAGTCACCAAGCTCTGGCCGCTGGGCGACGATGTCACCTTCATCCCCGGCCACGGCCCGACCAGCACGTTCGGGCAGGAGCGCAAGACCAA
This genomic interval carries:
- a CDS encoding MBL fold metallo-hydrolase, whose amino-acid sequence is MKAGIIPVTPLQQNCSLIWCTATNKGALVDPGGDLDKVKAALKNSGVELEKILLTHGHIDHCGEAGILAKELGVPIEGPHEADRFWIARLDDDGARFGVHGQTFEPDRWLEEGETVTVGDLELEVFHCPGHTPGHVIFYHRPSKFALVGDVLFQGSIGRTDFPMGNHQDLIDAIVTKLWPLGDDVTFIPGHGPTSTFGQERKTNAFVSDAALA